One Oncorhynchus keta strain PuntledgeMale-10-30-2019 chromosome 11, Oket_V2, whole genome shotgun sequence DNA window includes the following coding sequences:
- the LOC118390412 gene encoding chordin-like protein 2 isoform X2, which translates to MTILPMLDYGDIIYRLAVSSVFCTFKEKTYSPGDSWHPYLEPFGFMFCMRCSCTKTGHVKCNTIKCPTLQCENPVTDSEQCCPRCTDEPRIPAGLRAPVKSCKYNGTIYQPGDTFANHDLFPSRQTSQCVMCTCSNGNIFCALKTCQPLTCSSPFSVPDTCCLVCKDGGINGYTSVEHRGQQLNRGVRHSLDQCAGEQLQGRSVRSTPSTVRGTPRGLSLPKLHFKGAAETTVNFLLQKNHQKACQYSSKTYSHGDVWHPVLGKVLECILCTCKDGMQDCKRLTCPSQYPCQHPMKTEGKCCKICPELKAESNGTDCYMNTNLGHDHNKLSVYKVKPPSKDQTEDTVRIIAIESQGTAEVEVQVWKTVGGVLQLMETGEVLKKDLLDNPDNYTLLATLGEETWKRFKEEEDDQKRFPNPRTCEDGIREVVKFLYPDQLCSS; encoded by the exons TGTCTTCAGTTTTCTGTACTTTCAAAGAGAAAACGTACAGTCCAGGAGACAGCTGGCATCCTTATCTGGAACCCTTTGGATTCATGTTTTGTATGCGCTGTTCCTGCACTAAG ACAGGGCACGTGAAATGTAACACAATTAAGTGTCCTACTCTGCAGTGTGAGAACCCAGTGACTGACTCCGAGCAGTGCTGCCCTCGCTGTACAG ATGAGCCTAGGATTCCAGCTGGCCTTAGAGCCCCGGTGAAGTCCTGCAAGTATAATGGAACTATCTACCAACCGGGGGACACCTTTGCCAACCACGACCTCTTCCCATCTCGCCAAACCAGCCAGTGTGTCATGTGTACATGTTCT AATGGAAATATCTTCTGTGCTCTGAAAACTTGCCAGCCACTGACCTGCTCCTCGCCATTCTCAGTCCCAGATACCTGCTGTCTAGTGTGCAAAG ATGGCGGCATTAATGGGTACACATCAGTGGAGCATAGAGGCCAACAGCTGAACCGAGGCGTT AGGCATTCATTGGACCAGTGTGCTGGAGAGCAGCTCCAAGGGCGCTCTGTCCGTTCTACTCCATCCACAGTCAGGGGTACTCCCAGAGGCCTGAGCCTGCCCAAACTCCACTTCAAAGGTGCTGCAGAGACCACTGTGAATTTCCTGCTGCAGAAAAACCACCAGAAGG CATGCCAATACAGCAGCAAGACCTACTCTCATGGTGATGTGTGGCACCCAGTCCTGGGGAAGGTCCTGGAGTGCATCCTGTGTACCTGTAAGGATGGCATGCAGGACTGCAAACGCCTCACATGTCCCAGCCAGTATCCATGCCAACATCCCATGAAAACCGAGGGGAAGTGCTGCAAGATTTGTCCAG AACTTAAAGCTGAGAGCAACGGGACTGACTGTTACATGAACACGAATCTTGGACATGACCATAACAAACTCTCGGTGTACAAAGTTAAGCCGCCGTCAAAGGATCAGACCGAGGACACCGTTAGGATAATTGCTATTGAAAGTCAAGGGACTGCTGAAGTTGAAGTGCAAGTATGGAAGACTGTAGGAG GAGTTTTACAATTAATGGAAACGGGAGAAGTTCTGAAGAAAGATCTTCTAGATAATCCAGATAACTACACCTTACTGGCAACATTAGGTGAAG AGACTTGGAAAAGATTCAAGGAGGAAGAAGACGATCAGAAGAGATTTCCCAATCCCAGGACCTGTGAGGATGGGATCAGGGAGGTAGTGAAGTTCTTGTATCCAGACCAGCTGTGCTCATCTTAA
- the pold3 gene encoding DNA polymerase delta subunit 3 — MDDLYLDNIDEFVNDQNKIVTYKWLSLTLGVHVNLAKQMLFHYLDQKRKEGSARLHATYLVSGKFVENGTTSHKVSVVREDQLEDAKSKMSLTVSVHVYSVQKAVLKDSGPLYSADYDTVKENLRNCSRYSAIRCADAVPRSSAEVQQACETTQAPPPETEQIKANHSNLASKPTSKQPKGIMGMFANKNVSKNPDSSKEIKLEQKEVTPVVETSKTKPAPKTNPVANFFAKQAAKKPDKSIKEEVEIAQTSSSVDEKPSSPPPKAKTPVKEELAKDAVVEKDTSKTKRLEHSDSEEEKNESRRKKRRRIKKPEPDSSDDEVIPDSPPQLQEKRDPSPSPEIQVKKEPVAVSHSDELSGCKRRKRRRVLKSRTFVDDEGCIVTEKDYESESYSETEDDFKFSQPTPKNPNQPKPSTGKKEEEKKSKKASAASNKSTKQASIMGFFQKK; from the exons ATGGATGACCTTTACTTGGATAATATTGATGAATTTGTCAACGACCAGAATAAAATC GTGACCTACAAATGGCTGAGTCTCACCCTTGGGGTCCATGTCAACCTAGCCAAACA AATGCTCTTCCATTACTTGGATCAAAAGAGGAAAGAAGGCTCTGCTCGGCTCCATGCTACCTACCTTGTGTCTGGCAAGTTTGTTGAGAATGGTACCACG AGTCACAAGGTGTCAGTAGTGCGAGAGGATCAGCTGGAGG ATGCGAAGTCAAAGATGAGCCTGACGGTCAGCGTACATGTGTACAGTGTTCAGAAGGCTGTGCTGAAAGACAGTGGTCCTCTGTACAGTGCTGATTATGACACTGTGAAAGAGAATCTAAGAAATTGCAGCAG GTACAGTGCAATACGTTGTGCTGATGCGGTGCCTAGGTCCTCGGCAGAGGTGCAGCAGGCCTGTGAGACGACACAGGCCCCACCACCAGAGACGGAGCAAATCAAAGCAAACCATTCTAATCTGGCCTCTAAACCCACCTCCAAGCAACCCAAAGGCATTATGGGAATGTTTGCAAACAAGAATGTCTCCAAGAATCCAGATTCAAGCAAAGAGATTAAATTGGAGCAGAAAGAGGTTACACCTGTG GTCGAGACCTCCAAAACTAAACCTGCTCCGAAAACAAATCCCGTGGCCAACTTCTTTGCGAAACAAGCAGCCA AAAAACCTGACAAATCCATCAAGGAAGAGGTAGAAATAGCCCAGACATCCTCCTCGGTGGATGAGAAGCCCTCAAGTCCACCTCCTAAAGCAAAGACTCCTGTCAAGGAGGAACTAGCAAAGGATGCTGTGGTTGAGAAAGATACAAG TAAGACCAAGCGTCTTGAACATTCTGATAGTGAAGAGGAGAAGAACGAGAGTCGGAGGAAGAAGAGACGGAGGATAAAGAAGCCCGAGCCAGACAGTAGTGACGATGAGG TTATTCCAGACTCTCCTCCACAGTTGCAAGAAAAGAGGGACCCATCACCAAGTCCTGAGATTCAAGTAAAGAAAGAACCAGTTGCTGTTTCACATTCAGAT GAGCTTTCAGGTTGTAAACGAAGGAAGAGGAGACGTGTCTTGAAATCGCGCACATTTGTGGATGACGAAGGATGCATTG TGACCGAGAAAGACTATGAGAGTGAATCCTACTCCGAGACTGAGGATGACTTTAAGTTCAGTCAACCAACTCCGAAGAATCCAAACCAACCAAAACCATCAACTGGCaaaaaagaggaggagaagaaaagtAAGAAAGCTTCTGCAGCCTCTAATAAATCTACTAAGCAGGCTTCTATTATGGGATTCTTCCAGAAGAAATGA